A DNA window from Ipomoea triloba cultivar NCNSP0323 chromosome 10, ASM357664v1 contains the following coding sequences:
- the LOC116033236 gene encoding uncharacterized protein LOC116033236, protein MVMIINNKIKPPGGEPIWSWYSRAEQLDYLKGFLKPLAFEKGETAKAKDPEDIIVLSDTEDEINPENVTVEKPMPLVSVKQEPIDDEHEKLSVPDKNLPVPDNVNPESAVVYGPHQLEPPASLFTKLNLFNIMDEHIRSTSLTNRLSIPLNILQSTKPTQDQILSLPSPQTTQAEIPEHQNPENPLPIQSENSHTDETRFEPQSEPNPETTPTNPIDDSPLDFEFETGNPPELQVAESIDEEDNLPLSQVKKNQEKAKGKKKIQKEQVDKNPVAKIQVFSAPVTRRKTSKKRKKNTTRTQQSESQPDVSAVTPLKVITPQFLSDEYAARWDSTNKRKILSERYLDVEKFKSQCQLMPVFEKLNLVKSVTTQTSYPPIAIKEFYANLLKTIKEAGSQVYGRVWLRGNEYNFDTRTINLYLGIDASDIEDPVIGANTITKVITGGTYSYWPVETNMLPAKSLITKYAILHKLAMTNWMPNEHRGGLNFLMATLIYKIGKGIHVDLGDIIFKHVTSFRKPESKESKVKLPFPCTIYGVLRTQGFKPEPNEPMEAPQVRTIYARLKQGSYVLDIFPEHASSSARALNLDAPFTSKLTAQHLDKSIRDLNTIIQILVAKRTIEMQLREQLRLRDQEMTAAVTKTPTDPSTAHEADSTAPEADSTANGQEDESSESD, encoded by the exons ATGGTCATGATAATCAACAACAAGATAAAACCTCCCGGGGGAGAACCAATCTGGTCGTGGTACTCGAGAGCAGAGCAACTAGACTACCTGAAAGGGTTTCTCAAACCACTTGCATTCGAGAAAGGAGAAACAGCTAAGGCCAAGGATCCTGAG GATATAATTGTTCTATCAGATACTGAGGATGAAATTAATCCAGAAAATGTCACTGTAGAAAAACCTATGCCCTTAGTCTCTGTAAAACAAGAACCAATAGATGATGAACATGAAAAATTGTCTGTTCCTGATAAAAATCTACCCGTGCCTGATAATGTCAACCCAGAGTCTGCTGTAGTATATGGTCCTCATCAACTTGAACCTCCTGCTTCCCTTTTCACCAAACTCAACTTGTTTAACATCATGGATGAACACATAAGATCAACCTCTCTCACAAATAGACTGTCTATTCCCCTGAATATCCTACAAAGCACAAAACCCACACAAGATCAAATTCTGTCTCTACCATCACCACAAACCACACAAGCAGAAATCCCTGAGCATCAAAATCCTGAAAATCCTCTCCCCATCCAGTCAGAAAACTCTCATACTGATGAAACTAGATTTGAACCTCAATCTGAACCAAATCCTGAAACAACACCTACCAACCCCATTGATGATTCTCCATTAGACTTTGAGTTTGAAACAGGAAATCCTCCAGAATTACAAGTTGCAGAATCGATTGATGAAGAAGACAATCTGCCTTTGTCCCAAGTGAAGAAGAACCAAGAAAAGGctaaaggaaagaagaagataCAAAAAGAACAAGTGGACAAAAATCCTGTGGCAAAAATTCAAGTCTTTTCCGCCCCTGTCACAAGGCGAAAAACCAG taagaagagaaagaagaacacCACTCGAACTCAGCAATCTGAAAGCCAGCCGGATGTCTCTGCCGTAACACCTCTTAAAGTAATCACCCCTCAATTCTTATCTGATGAGTATGCTGCAAGATGGGACTCaacaaacaaaaggaaaatcctGAGCGAAAGGTATCTTGATGTTGAAAAGTTCAAGTCTCAGTGCCAACTCATGCCAGTGTTTGAGAAGTTAAACCTTGTCAAGTCTGTAACAACTCAAACGAGCTATCCACCTATTGCCATAAAAGAATTTTATGCAAACCTTCTAAAGACTATCAAGGAGGCTGGCTCACAAGTTTATGGACGTGTTTGGCTGAGAGGAAACGAATACAATTTTGACACACGTACCATCAATCTGTATCTGGGCATAGATGCAAGTGACATTGAGGACCCTGTTATTGGTGCAAATACAATCACAAAGGTCATTACAGGAGGAACATATAGCTATTGGCCTGTTGAAACCAACATGTTGCCAGCCAAATCTCTCATAACAAAGTATGCTATTCTGCACAAACTAGCCATGACAAATTGGATGCCGAATGAACACCGAGGAGGATTAAACTTTCTTATGGCCACCTTGATCTACAAGATAGGCAAAGGTATTCATGTCGACTTAGGTGACATTATCTTCAAACATGTGACATCTTTCAGGAAACCAGAGTCTAAGGAAAGCAAAGTAAAGCTGCCTTTTCCCTGCACAATTTATGGAGTTCTACGCACACAAGGGTTCAAACCAGAACCAAATGAGCCTATGGAAGCACCACAAGTTAGAACAATTTATGCTAGACTCAAACAAGGAAGTTATGTGCTTGACATCTTTCCAGAACATGCAAGTAGCTCAGCCcgagctctgaaccttgatGCACCATTTACCAGCAAACTCACAGCCCAGCACCTTGACAAAAGCATCAGAGATCTTAACACGATCATACAGATACTTGTTGCAAAGAGAACAATTGAGATGCAGTTACGTGAACAATTGAGATTGAGAGACCAAGAGATGACTGCTGCTGTCACTAAAACACCCACTGATCCATCTACTGCACATGAAGCTGACTCCACTGCACCTGAAGCTGATTCCACTGCAAACGGCCAGGAGGATGAGTCCTCAGAATCTGATTGA
- the LOC116033235 gene encoding uncharacterized protein LOC116033235, with product MDILSQDNNSKRGKNVAFIAEECDSEEECEELDDESVAMITRNFTKILKQINRRNRGGTSTWTNVETHQKILRKYNPTCHYCYKKGHTRPECYRFYSDQRTDKFQKKWITPVSRQVWGKWYFDSGCSRHMTDSKEFLKNVIPYTGQVTFGDGIKGDIMGIGILNVAGLPSLSKHHH from the exons ATGGATATACTATCGCAAGACAACAACTCAAAAAGGGGTAAGAATGTTGCGTTTATTGCCGAAGAATGTGACTCAGAAGAAGAGTGTGAAGAACTAGATGATGAATCTGTGGCAAtgataacaagaaatttcaccaAGATTCTCAAACAAATAAATCGGAGAAACAGGGGAG GTACTAGCACTTGGACAAATGTTGAAACCCACCAGAagattttgaggaaatataatCCAACATGTCATTACTGCTACAAGAAAGGCCACACAAGACCGGAATGTTATAGGTTCTATAGTGATCAGAGAACTgacaaatttcaaaagaaatggATCACTCCAGTCAGTCGTCAAGTTTGG ggaaaatggtatttcgacAGTGGTTGTTCTAGGCATATGACCGACAGTAAAGAATTTCTCAAGAATGTGATTCCATATACTGGACAAGTAACCTTTGGTGATGGAATTAAGGGTGACATCATGGGTATTGGGATCCTCAATGTAGCTGGACTACCCTCACTATCGAAG CACCACCACTAG